In Streptomyces capitiformicae, one genomic interval encodes:
- a CDS encoding lysophospholipid acyltransferase family protein codes for MSRFVLIKAVLGPIMRLMFRPRVEGVEHIPGDGPVILAGNHLTFIDSMVLPLVCDRRVFFIGKDEYVTGKGLKGRLMAWFFTGVGMIPVDRDGGRGGVAALMTGRRILDEGKVFGIYPEGTRSPDGRLYRGRTGIARLTLMTGAPVVPFAVIGTDKLQPGGAGLPRPGRVTVRFGEAMEFSRYEGMDRDRYVLRAVTDSVMAEVMRLSGQEYVDMYASKAKEAA; via the coding sequence TTGTCCCGCTTCGTGCTCATCAAGGCAGTGCTCGGACCGATCATGCGCCTGATGTTCCGCCCCCGGGTGGAGGGCGTGGAGCACATCCCGGGGGACGGGCCGGTGATCCTCGCCGGGAACCATCTGACCTTCATCGACTCGATGGTCCTGCCGCTGGTGTGCGACCGACGGGTCTTCTTCATCGGCAAGGACGAGTACGTCACCGGCAAGGGCCTCAAGGGTCGGCTGATGGCCTGGTTCTTCACCGGCGTCGGCATGATCCCCGTCGACCGCGACGGTGGGCGCGGGGGTGTCGCCGCCCTGATGACCGGACGGCGGATCCTCGACGAGGGCAAGGTGTTCGGGATCTACCCGGAGGGCACGCGGTCGCCCGACGGGCGGCTGTACCGAGGGCGTACCGGGATCGCTCGGCTGACCCTCATGACCGGGGCGCCCGTCGTGCCCTTCGCGGTGATCGGGACGGACAAGCTTCAGCCGGGGGGTGCGGGGTTGCCCCGGCCGGGGCGGGTGACTGTCCGGTTCGGTGAGGCGATGGAGTTCTCTCGGTACGAGGGGATGGACCGGGATCGGTATGTGCTGCGGGCGGTGACGGATTCTGTGATGGCTGAGGTCATGCGGTTGTCCGGGCAGGAGTACGTCGACATGTATGCGTCGAAGGCGAAAGAGGCCGCATAG
- a CDS encoding MFS transporter translates to MNSTLQPARTAETEKRPGRWLALSVLVLAVLLVAVDATVLGLATPYISEDLKPSGTQLLWIGDIYSFVIAGLLVSAGSLGDRVGRKKLLLLGATAFGAISVLNAYATTPELMIVARALLGVAGATLMPATLALIRNLFHDPRERSLAIGIWGATASAGTAVGPVVGGFLLEHFWWGSVFLINLPVMVVLVLVGIKLLPESRHPNPGPWDLLSVALSLVGMIGVVYAVKETATHGLDGNALAAGLLGITALVLFVRRQLALPHPLLDMRLFRNRGFSGAVLADLLTILGLSGLVFFLSQFLQLVQDRRPLEAGLAELPAAVGAVVAGLIAGAAARRFSVRSVVAGGLAAIGMALGLLTLVDQSTGYPLIGAALLVVGIGAGFSFTVTADVILSSVPKEQAGAASAVSETAYELGAALGIAVLGSIVTGVYRDFVAPTGTPDGAHESLGGAVEAAAGMPSDAAQALLSSARESFVDGLTLAAGAGALVLLATAVAAWFMLEGQRLEHAG, encoded by the coding sequence ATGAACAGCACCCTGCAGCCGGCCCGCACGGCGGAGACGGAGAAGAGGCCGGGCCGGTGGCTCGCGCTCTCCGTCCTCGTGCTCGCCGTGCTGCTGGTGGCCGTCGACGCGACCGTCCTCGGCCTCGCGACGCCCTACATCAGCGAGGACCTGAAGCCCTCGGGCACCCAGCTCCTCTGGATCGGCGACATCTACTCGTTCGTCATCGCGGGCCTGCTCGTCTCGGCCGGCAGCCTCGGCGACCGCGTCGGCCGCAAGAAGCTGCTGCTGCTCGGCGCCACCGCGTTCGGCGCGATATCCGTGCTCAACGCCTATGCCACGACGCCCGAGTTGATGATCGTGGCCCGGGCGCTGCTCGGTGTCGCCGGCGCGACCCTGATGCCCGCCACCCTCGCCCTGATCCGCAACCTCTTCCACGACCCGCGCGAACGCAGCCTCGCCATCGGCATCTGGGGCGCGACGGCCTCGGCCGGTACGGCCGTGGGCCCGGTCGTCGGCGGTTTCCTGCTCGAACACTTCTGGTGGGGCTCGGTCTTCCTCATCAACCTGCCCGTGATGGTCGTCCTCGTCCTCGTCGGCATCAAGCTGCTGCCCGAGTCCCGTCACCCGAACCCCGGCCCCTGGGACCTGCTCAGCGTCGCCCTGTCCCTGGTCGGCATGATCGGCGTCGTCTACGCCGTGAAGGAGACCGCCACCCACGGCCTCGACGGCAACGCCCTCGCCGCGGGCCTCCTCGGCATCACCGCGCTCGTCCTCTTCGTACGCCGCCAACTCGCCCTGCCGCACCCCCTGCTGGACATGCGCCTGTTCCGCAACCGCGGCTTCTCCGGAGCCGTCCTCGCCGACCTGCTGACCATCCTCGGCCTCTCCGGCCTGGTCTTCTTCCTCTCCCAGTTCCTGCAACTCGTACAGGACAGGCGCCCGTTGGAAGCGGGACTCGCCGAACTCCCGGCGGCCGTCGGAGCGGTGGTGGCCGGCCTGATCGCCGGAGCCGCCGCCCGCCGCTTCTCCGTCCGTTCCGTCGTCGCCGGCGGCCTTGCGGCCATCGGCATGGCCCTGGGCCTGCTCACCCTGGTCGACCAGTCCACCGGCTACCCCCTGATCGGCGCAGCCCTACTGGTCGTCGGCATCGGCGCCGGCTTCTCCTTCACCGTCACCGCCGACGTCATTCTCTCCAGCGTCCCGAAGGAACAGGCAGGCGCGGCCTCAGCGGTCTCGGAAACGGCGTACGAACTGGGCGCGGCTTTGGGAATCGCGGTACTGGGGTCGATCGTCACGGGCGTCTACCGCGACTTCGTGGCCCCCACAGGCACCCCGGATGGGGCACACGAGTCACTGGGCGGCGCGGTGGAGGCGGCGGCGGGCATGCCATCGGACGCGGCACAAGCCCTCTTGTCCTCGGCCAGGGAGTCCTTCGTGGACGGCCTCACGCTCGCGGCAGGCGCAGGGGCCCTGGTGCTGCTGGCGACGGCGGTGGCGGCCTGGTTCATGCTCGAGGGGCAGCGCCTGGAACATGCAGGTTGA
- a CDS encoding TetR/AcrR family transcriptional regulator, producing the protein MAVDRDHVLRSAAALLTRNATATMDEVAKAAGISRATLHRHFAGRDALVRALEALGIAECEAALDAARLDEGPASEALRRLVREIQPVAGLLAFLYGENELWEAEGDGWSGLDKRIGSLFLRGQQAGEFRIDLSSLWLTEALYGLVAACAWAEQGGRVARKDFTHMIAELLLGGVLRREES; encoded by the coding sequence ATGGCCGTCGATCGTGATCACGTGCTGCGCAGCGCCGCAGCCCTCCTGACCCGCAATGCCACCGCCACCATGGACGAGGTCGCCAAGGCTGCCGGGATCAGCCGGGCCACTCTGCACCGCCACTTCGCCGGGCGCGACGCACTCGTCCGGGCCTTGGAGGCGCTCGGCATCGCAGAGTGTGAAGCCGCGCTGGACGCGGCCCGACTGGACGAGGGGCCCGCGAGCGAGGCCCTGCGCAGACTCGTGCGCGAGATCCAGCCCGTCGCCGGGCTGCTCGCCTTCCTCTACGGAGAGAACGAGCTCTGGGAGGCGGAGGGCGACGGCTGGTCGGGGCTCGACAAGCGGATCGGCTCGCTGTTCCTGCGCGGCCAGCAAGCCGGAGAGTTCCGCATCGATCTCAGCTCGCTCTGGCTCACAGAGGCGCTGTACGGGCTGGTTGCCGCGTGCGCCTGGGCAGAGCAGGGCGGCCGTGTCGCCCGCAAGGACTTCACGCACATGATCGCCGAGCTCTTGCTCGGCGGCGTACTCCGGAGAGAGGAATCATGA
- a CDS encoding aldo/keto reductase, with amino-acid sequence MPFARLATATTPTCHIGLGLAAVGRPGYINLGRDHDLGEDRSVESLRTRTHELLDAAYAQGVRYFDAARSYGRSEEFLAAWLKARPDIDDIVVGSKWGYTYTADWTTDAERHEVKDHSVQAYERQRAESTELLGDRLDLYQIHSVTPDSPALTDKELHAKLAEAAAEGVTIGFSTSGPAQADAIRAALAVTVDGEPLFRTVQSTFNALETSAAPALTEAHDAGLTVIVKEAMANGRLADPYAPDQLKAVAEETGLGCDAVALALVLRQPWAGVVLSGAATITQLASNLHAAVVDLNEDQLTRLTALVEEPGAYWDRRGQLPWH; translated from the coding sequence ATGCCCTTCGCCCGCCTCGCCACAGCGACGACCCCCACCTGCCACATCGGCCTCGGTCTCGCCGCAGTCGGCCGCCCCGGCTACATCAACCTCGGCCGAGACCACGACCTCGGAGAAGACCGCAGCGTCGAATCGCTGCGCACCCGCACCCACGAACTCCTCGACGCCGCCTACGCCCAGGGCGTCCGCTACTTCGACGCGGCCCGCTCGTACGGCCGCTCGGAGGAATTCCTCGCCGCCTGGCTGAAGGCACGCCCGGACATCGACGACATCGTCGTCGGCAGCAAATGGGGCTACACCTACACCGCCGACTGGACCACCGACGCCGAACGGCACGAGGTCAAGGACCACAGCGTCCAGGCGTACGAACGCCAGCGCGCCGAGAGCACCGAGCTGCTCGGCGACCGTCTGGACCTCTACCAGATCCACTCGGTGACCCCGGACAGCCCGGCACTCACCGACAAGGAACTCCACGCGAAGCTGGCGGAGGCGGCCGCCGAGGGCGTCACGATCGGCTTCTCCACGAGCGGCCCGGCGCAGGCCGACGCCATCCGCGCCGCCCTCGCCGTGACGGTCGACGGCGAACCCCTCTTCCGTACCGTCCAGTCGACGTTCAACGCCCTGGAGACCTCAGCGGCCCCCGCGCTCACCGAGGCGCACGACGCCGGCCTCACCGTGATCGTCAAGGAGGCCATGGCCAACGGCCGCCTCGCGGACCCGTACGCCCCGGACCAGCTCAAGGCCGTGGCCGAGGAGACGGGCCTCGGCTGCGACGCGGTCGCCCTGGCCCTCGTCCTGCGCCAACCCTGGGCCGGCGTCGTCCTCTCCGGCGCCGCGACGATCACCCAGCTCGCCTCCAACCTGCACGCGGCCGTCGTGGACCTGAACGAGGACCAGCTGACCCGGCTTACCGCACTCGTGGAGGAACCGGGCGCTTACTGGGACCGGCGCGGACAGCTGCCCTGGCACTGA
- the argH gene encoding argininosuccinate lyase: MSSNSGDVRLWGGRFADGPAEALAKLSASVHFDWRLAPYDIAGSRAHARVLHKAGLLTEDELTRMIAGLDQLEADVADGSFVGTIADEDVHTALERGLLERLGPDLGGKLRAGRSRNDQVATLFRMYLRDHARTIGGLIAELQDALIGLAEAHPDVAMPGRTHLQHAQPVLFAHHVLAHVQSLSRDAERLRQWDERTAVSPYGSGALAGSSLGLDPEAVAKDLGFEHGSSANSIDGTASRDFVAEFAFITAMIGVNLSRIAEEIIIWNTKEFSFVTLHDAFSTGSSIMPQKKNPDIAELARGKSGRLIGNLTGLMATLKALPLAYNRDLQEDKEPVFDSIDQLEVLLPAFTGMMATLTVHRERMEELAPAGFSLATDIAEWLVKQGVPFRVAHEVAGECVKAAEAEGKELNDLTDDQFAKISTHLTPEVRTVLNVPGALASRNGRGGTAPSAVAVQLAEVKADVAYQHEWAEAKRK, translated from the coding sequence GTGAGCAGCAACAGCGGTGACGTACGGCTCTGGGGCGGTCGTTTCGCCGACGGTCCCGCCGAGGCCCTGGCGAAGCTGTCCGCGTCCGTCCACTTCGACTGGCGGCTGGCGCCGTACGACATCGCGGGCTCCCGCGCCCACGCGCGCGTGTTGCACAAGGCGGGCCTGCTCACCGAGGACGAGCTGACCCGGATGATCGCGGGCCTGGACCAGCTCGAAGCGGATGTCGCCGACGGTTCCTTCGTGGGCACCATCGCCGACGAGGACGTGCACACCGCCCTGGAGCGCGGCCTCCTGGAGCGCCTCGGCCCGGACCTGGGCGGCAAGCTGCGTGCCGGCCGGTCCCGCAACGACCAGGTCGCGACCCTCTTCCGGATGTACCTGCGCGACCACGCCCGCACGATCGGCGGCCTGATCGCCGAACTCCAGGACGCGCTGATCGGCCTCGCCGAGGCCCACCCGGATGTGGCGATGCCCGGCCGCACCCACCTCCAGCACGCCCAGCCGGTCCTCTTCGCCCACCACGTCCTGGCCCACGTCCAGTCCCTGTCCCGGGACGCCGAGCGCCTGCGCCAGTGGGACGAGCGCACGGCGGTCTCCCCGTACGGCTCGGGCGCCCTGGCGGGCTCCTCCCTGGGCCTGGACCCGGAGGCGGTGGCGAAGGACCTCGGCTTCGAGCACGGCAGCTCCGCGAACTCCATCGACGGCACGGCCTCCCGCGACTTCGTCGCCGAGTTCGCCTTCATCACCGCGATGATCGGCGTGAACCTCTCCCGGATCGCCGAGGAGATCATCATCTGGAACACGAAGGAGTTCTCCTTCGTGACCCTGCACGACGCGTTCTCGACGGGCTCGTCGATCATGCCGCAGAAGAAGAACCCGGACATCGCGGAGCTGGCGCGCGGCAAGTCCGGCCGCCTCATCGGCAACCTGACCGGCCTGATGGCCACCCTGAAAGCCCTCCCCCTCGCCTACAACCGCGACCTCCAGGAGGACAAGGAGCCGGTCTTCGACTCCATCGACCAGCTGGAGGTCCTGCTCCCGGCCTTCACCGGCATGATGGCCACCCTCACTGTCCACCGCGAGCGCATGGAGGAACTGGCCCCCGCCGGCTTCTCCCTCGCCACCGACATCGCCGAGTGGCTGGTCAAGCAGGGCGTCCCGTTCCGTGTGGCCCACGAGGTGGCGGGCGAGTGCGTGAAGGCCGCCGAGGCCGAGGGCAAGGAACTGAACGACCTGACGGACGACCAGTTCGCCAAGATCTCCACCCACCTCACCCCCGAGGTCCGCACGGTCCTGAACGTCCCAGGCGCGCTCGCGTCCCGCAACGGACGCGGGGGCACGGCGCCGAGCGCGGTGGCCGTACAGCTGGCCGAGGTGAAGGCGGATGTGGCGTACCAGCACGAGTGGGCTGAGGCGAAGAGGAAGTAA
- a CDS encoding argininosuccinate synthase — protein sequence MTERVVLAYSGGLDTSVAIGWIAEETGAEVIAVAVDVGQGGEDLDVIRKRALACGAVEAEVADARDEFADEYCLPAIKANALYMDRYPLVSALSRPTIVKHLVSAARKHGATTVAHGCTGKGNDQVRFEAGIVALAPDLKCIAPVRDYAMTRDKAIAFCEAKKLPIATTKKSPYSIDQNVFGRAVETGFLEDIWNGPIEDIYEYTRNPAVQRDPDEVIITFEQGAPVAVDGKPVTVLQAVQQLNKRAGAQGVGRIDMVEDRLVGIKSREVYEAPGAIALITAHQELENVTVERELARYKRQVEQRWGELVYDGQWFSPLKRALDGFINEANEHVSGDIRMTLHGGRAVVTGRRSASSLYDFNLATYDTGDTFDQTAAKGFIDLYSLSSKIAAKRDLS from the coding sequence GTGACCGAGCGCGTAGTACTCGCCTACTCGGGCGGTCTGGACACCTCCGTCGCCATCGGCTGGATCGCGGAGGAGACGGGAGCCGAGGTCATCGCGGTCGCGGTGGACGTCGGCCAGGGAGGCGAGGACCTGGACGTCATCCGCAAGCGCGCCCTCGCCTGCGGCGCGGTCGAGGCCGAGGTCGCCGACGCGCGGGACGAGTTCGCCGACGAGTACTGCCTCCCGGCGATCAAGGCCAACGCCCTCTACATGGACCGCTATCCGCTGGTCTCCGCGCTTTCCCGGCCGACGATCGTCAAGCACCTGGTCTCCGCCGCGCGGAAGCACGGCGCCACGACCGTCGCCCACGGCTGCACCGGCAAGGGCAACGACCAGGTCCGCTTCGAGGCCGGCATCGTCGCCCTCGCCCCCGACCTCAAGTGCATCGCCCCGGTCCGCGACTACGCGATGACCCGCGACAAGGCCATCGCGTTCTGCGAGGCGAAGAAGCTCCCGATCGCGACCACCAAGAAGTCCCCGTACTCCATCGACCAGAACGTCTTCGGACGCGCCGTCGAGACGGGCTTCCTGGAGGACATCTGGAACGGCCCGATCGAGGACATCTACGAGTACACCCGGAACCCGGCCGTCCAGCGGGACCCCGACGAGGTGATCATCACCTTCGAGCAGGGCGCCCCCGTCGCCGTCGACGGCAAGCCCGTCACCGTCCTCCAGGCCGTCCAGCAGCTCAACAAGCGCGCGGGCGCCCAGGGCGTCGGCCGGATCGACATGGTCGAGGACCGCCTCGTCGGCATCAAGTCCCGCGAGGTGTACGAGGCCCCGGGCGCGATCGCCCTCATCACGGCCCACCAGGAGCTGGAGAACGTCACCGTCGAGCGCGAACTCGCCCGCTACAAGCGCCAGGTCGAGCAGCGCTGGGGCGAACTCGTCTACGACGGCCAGTGGTTCTCCCCGCTCAAGCGCGCCCTCGACGGATTCATCAACGAGGCCAACGAGCATGTCTCCGGCGACATCCGCATGACCCTGCACGGCGGCCGCGCGGTCGTCACCGGCCGCCGCTCGGCCTCGTCGCTGTACGACTTCAACCTGGCGACGTACGACACCGGTGACACGTTCGACCAGACGGCGGCCAAGGGCTTCATCGACCTTTACAGCCTGTCGTCGAAGATCGCGGCCAAGCGGGACTTGTCATAG
- a CDS encoding pyridoxamine 5'-phosphate oxidase family protein encodes MGKTYERIDGRLRTFIEAQPLFFTASAPLAADGTVNVSPKGLKGSFVILDELTVAYLDFAGSHSETIAHLRENGRITLMWCAFQGPPNIVRVHGKGEAVFRDDPRFKELLARFPDIDPTPHGLRAIIVVRAEVIRDSCGYAVPFMAYEEDRDLHGRRFAREDDDSLSAYFQSKEHIATSMDGLPGLPLPLPPSTKP; translated from the coding sequence ATGGGAAAGACTTACGAGCGCATCGACGGCCGCCTGCGGACGTTCATCGAGGCCCAGCCTCTCTTCTTCACCGCCTCGGCCCCTCTCGCCGCCGACGGCACGGTCAACGTCTCCCCCAAGGGCCTCAAGGGGTCCTTCGTGATCCTCGACGAACTGACCGTCGCCTACCTCGACTTCGCCGGGTCCCACTCCGAGACCATCGCGCACCTGCGCGAGAACGGCCGTATCACCCTCATGTGGTGCGCCTTCCAGGGCCCGCCCAACATCGTGCGCGTGCACGGCAAGGGCGAGGCCGTCTTCCGCGACGACCCGCGCTTCAAGGAACTCCTCGCCCGTTTCCCGGACATCGATCCGACCCCGCACGGCCTGCGCGCCATCATCGTGGTACGGGCCGAGGTCATCCGCGACAGCTGCGGCTACGCGGTGCCGTTCATGGCCTACGAGGAGGACCGCGACCTGCACGGCCGGCGCTTCGCGCGCGAGGACGACGACTCGCTCAGCGCGTACTTCCAGTCCAAGGAGCACATAGCGACCAGCATGGACGGACTGCCCGGGCTGCCGTTGCCGCTGCCGCCCTCCACCAAACCCTGA
- a CDS encoding ferredoxin reductase family protein produces MRRIRPRRSPAVPLLILFWGGAAAVVWLWWDNTPSIADQGSKMVNAGRITGLLGGYLMALVVLQMARVPALERRVGSDRVARWHAMTGRYTLCLVVAHVVLTMYGYALQAGLTHTAILQQTIDSINQLPDMGKAAIGTGLLVFIGLISIGPVRKRIPYDLWYHTHLLTYAATFLTFWHQISTGNEFAVTPAAKTGWYALYGSVTALVVWYRIITPIRLNVRHRLRVEAVIEESPGIVSVLMSGRKLHRMGAEAGQFFRWRFLAPGMRFSSHPYSLSAAPRPNMLRITVKAIGDHSSALRDLEPGTRVWAEGPYGALTAGKRSRGKVLLVAGGVGITPMRALFETLPGAAGDLTLLYRANSTQDLALWDELAQIAEERGARLMYAVNSPEGERPDISADSLRRKIPDIERHDVFLCGPPGFAQGVYEALRGAGVPTRRIHHESFEM; encoded by the coding sequence ATGCGCCGCATCCGACCTCGCCGCTCCCCCGCCGTCCCCCTGCTGATTCTCTTCTGGGGCGGCGCCGCCGCGGTGGTGTGGTTGTGGTGGGACAACACACCCTCCATCGCGGACCAGGGCAGCAAGATGGTCAACGCCGGCCGGATCACGGGTCTGCTCGGCGGGTACCTGATGGCGCTGGTCGTGCTGCAGATGGCGCGGGTACCCGCGCTGGAACGCCGGGTCGGCTCCGACCGGGTGGCCCGCTGGCACGCGATGACCGGCCGCTACACGCTCTGCCTGGTCGTCGCGCACGTCGTCCTCACGATGTACGGGTACGCGCTGCAGGCCGGGCTCACCCACACGGCGATCCTCCAGCAGACGATCGACTCGATCAACCAGCTCCCGGACATGGGCAAGGCCGCCATCGGCACCGGTCTGCTGGTGTTCATCGGGCTGATCTCGATCGGTCCGGTGCGCAAGCGGATCCCCTACGACCTCTGGTACCACACGCATCTGCTGACGTACGCGGCGACGTTCCTGACGTTCTGGCACCAGATCTCCACCGGCAACGAGTTCGCCGTCACGCCCGCCGCGAAGACCGGCTGGTACGCGCTGTACGGGTCGGTGACCGCGCTGGTGGTCTGGTACCGCATCATCACCCCGATCCGGCTCAACGTGCGGCACCGGCTGCGGGTCGAGGCGGTCATCGAGGAGTCGCCCGGCATCGTCTCGGTGCTGATGAGCGGGCGCAAGCTGCACCGGATGGGCGCGGAGGCCGGACAGTTCTTCCGCTGGCGCTTCCTGGCGCCGGGCATGCGGTTCAGCTCGCACCCGTACTCGCTGTCGGCGGCCCCCCGCCCCAACATGCTGCGCATCACGGTCAAGGCGATCGGCGACCACAGCTCGGCGCTGCGCGATCTGGAGCCCGGCACCCGGGTGTGGGCCGAGGGCCCGTACGGGGCGCTCACGGCCGGCAAGCGCAGCCGGGGCAAGGTGCTGCTGGTGGCCGGCGGCGTCGGCATCACACCGATGAGAGCCCTGTTCGAGACACTGCCCGGCGCGGCCGGTGACCTGACCCTGCTCTACCGGGCCAACAGCACCCAGGACCTGGCCCTGTGGGACGAGCTCGCGCAGATCGCCGAGGAGCGGGGGGCGCGCCTGATGTACGCGGTGAACAGCCCGGAGGGCGAGCGCCCGGACATCTCGGCGGACAGCCTGCGCCGCAAGATCCCGGACATCGAGCGCCACGACGTCTTCCTGTGCGGGCCGCCCGGCTTCGCCCAGGGCGTGTACGAGGCGCTGCGCGGCGCGGGTGTGCCGACCCGCCGTATCCATCACGAGTCGTTCGAGATGTGA
- a CDS encoding 3-phenylpropionate/cinnamic acid dioxygenase subunit beta: MSIHTPEPTADASGAYDDDIRLHFEAQRLYSREAQLLDQHRYADWLELFTEDLHYWAPVRTNRLRRQQALADGAPGEVAIFDETKASLAWRIRRFDSGMAWAEDPPSRTRHLITNVMVRAADEPGEYIAESAFLCYRNRLEREVDLYAGGRTDLLRRAPDDGRLLIARRTILLDQNVLLAKNISTFL, from the coding sequence ATGAGCATCCACACCCCGGAGCCGACAGCGGACGCGTCCGGCGCGTACGACGACGACATCCGGCTCCACTTCGAAGCACAGCGCCTTTACAGTCGCGAGGCGCAACTCCTCGACCAGCACCGCTACGCGGACTGGCTGGAGCTGTTCACCGAAGATCTCCACTACTGGGCGCCGGTGCGCACGAACCGGCTGCGCCGCCAGCAGGCCCTGGCAGACGGGGCGCCCGGCGAGGTGGCGATCTTCGACGAGACGAAGGCGAGCCTGGCCTGGCGGATACGCCGGTTCGACTCCGGCATGGCCTGGGCCGAGGACCCGCCGTCGCGGACCCGGCACCTGATCACCAACGTCATGGTCCGCGCGGCCGACGAACCGGGGGAGTACATCGCCGAGTCGGCCTTCCTCTGCTACCGCAACCGCCTGGAACGCGAGGTCGACCTCTACGCGGGCGGCCGCACCGACCTGTTGCGCCGCGCCCCGGACGACGGGCGCCTGCTGATCGCCCGCCGCACGATCCTGCTCGACCAGAACGTCCTGCTCGCCAAGAACATCAGCACCTTCCTGTGA
- a CDS encoding alpha/beta fold hydrolase, translating to MSPTQTEEPKLVEHLVHTPLGEIAVSESGAGPALVMLHGGGPGASAVANYHQNLPALTRHFRVILPDQPGFGGSYRPTEEDLDARSITEITVDALVRTLDALGIDTFHLLGNSLGGAAAIATALKVPDRVEKLVLMAPGGGWLPFGPTPTEGQKAMFRYYNGEGPTLKKMRDFIGVMTAEPRRWADTAQARYEASLDESHIAFYHRYNAAFAKRHGMDPLWQQVHRIKAPTLLLWGRDDRTITLDGAQLMLKQIRDVQLHVFGGCGHWVQLERQAEFERLVTDFLKENRP from the coding sequence GTGTCCCCTACCCAGACCGAAGAACCCAAGCTGGTCGAGCACCTGGTGCACACCCCGCTCGGGGAGATCGCGGTCAGCGAGAGCGGCGCCGGCCCGGCGCTCGTCATGCTGCACGGCGGCGGCCCCGGCGCGAGCGCGGTCGCCAACTACCACCAGAACCTGCCCGCGCTGACCCGGCACTTCCGGGTGATCCTCCCCGACCAGCCCGGCTTCGGCGGCAGTTACCGGCCCACCGAGGAGGACCTGGACGCCCGCAGCATCACCGAGATCACCGTCGACGCGCTGGTGCGGACCCTGGACGCGCTCGGCATCGACACGTTCCACCTGCTGGGCAACAGCCTCGGCGGCGCCGCTGCCATCGCCACCGCACTCAAGGTCCCGGACCGGGTGGAGAAGCTCGTCCTCATGGCACCCGGCGGCGGCTGGCTCCCCTTCGGCCCCACCCCCACCGAGGGTCAGAAGGCGATGTTCCGCTACTACAACGGCGAGGGCCCGACGCTGAAGAAGATGCGGGACTTCATCGGTGTGATGACCGCCGAGCCGCGCCGCTGGGCGGACACCGCGCAGGCCCGCTACGAGGCGTCTCTCGACGAATCCCACATCGCCTTCTACCACCGCTACAACGCGGCCTTCGCGAAACGGCACGGCATGGACCCGCTCTGGCAGCAGGTCCACCGGATCAAGGCGCCCACCCTCTTGCTCTGGGGGCGCGATGACCGGACGATCACTCTGGACGGCGCGCAGCTGATGCTCAAGCAGATCCGCGACGTCCAACTGCACGTGTTCGGCGGCTGCGGCCACTGGGTGCAGTTGGAGCGGCAGGCCGAGTTCGAGCGGCTGGTCACCGACTTCTTGAAGGAGAACCGACCGTGA
- a CDS encoding SDR family NAD(P)-dependent oxidoreductase has protein sequence MSRGWLEGDVALVTGGGSGIGRAVALRYLAEGARVAVLGRGAAQVEEVVSAAGELGDRILPLTGDVRRPDDMHRAVDATVEHFGKLDVLVPNAGIWDYHRSVTRLNGKELAEAFDELFAINVKGYLLAVEAAWRELVTTRGSIVMTLSNASFHTDGGGSLYTASKHACLGLLRQLAFELAPKVRVNGVAVGGMRTQLRGPASLGLENRTLAASFAKNEAAEAASGERTPPLIPLYDSSVEPEDFTGPYVLLASRTDSATITGAVIPADGGIAVRGFRSPAGGSGL, from the coding sequence GTGAGCAGGGGCTGGCTGGAAGGCGACGTCGCCCTCGTCACCGGAGGAGGCTCCGGCATCGGCCGCGCCGTCGCCCTGCGCTACCTGGCCGAAGGCGCCCGTGTAGCGGTCCTGGGCCGGGGCGCCGCGCAGGTGGAGGAGGTGGTGAGCGCCGCCGGTGAACTCGGCGACCGCATCCTGCCCCTCACCGGCGACGTACGCCGTCCCGACGACATGCACCGGGCGGTCGACGCCACGGTGGAACACTTCGGCAAGCTGGACGTCCTGGTGCCCAACGCGGGCATCTGGGACTACCACCGCAGCGTCACCCGCCTGAACGGCAAGGAACTGGCCGAAGCGTTCGACGAACTCTTCGCCATCAACGTCAAGGGATACCTGCTGGCCGTCGAGGCCGCCTGGCGCGAACTGGTCACCACCCGCGGAAGTATCGTGATGACCCTGTCCAACGCCTCCTTCCACACCGACGGCGGCGGTTCCCTCTACACCGCGAGCAAGCATGCCTGCCTCGGGCTGCTGCGCCAGCTCGCCTTCGAACTCGCACCGAAGGTCAGGGTGAACGGGGTGGCCGTCGGCGGGATGCGTACCCAACTGCGCGGTCCCGCGAGCCTCGGCCTGGAGAACCGTACCCTCGCCGCGTCCTTCGCGAAGAACGAGGCCGCGGAGGCGGCCTCGGGCGAGCGGACACCGCCGTTGATCCCGCTGTATGACTCCAGCGTCGAGCCGGAGGACTTCACCGGTCCCTACGTCCTGCTGGCCTCCCGCACCGACAGCGCCACCATCACCGGCGCCGTGATCCCCGCCGACGGCGGCATCGCCGTACGCGGTTTCCGCTCACCCGCCGGCGGTTCGGGTCTGTGA